In Nerophis lumbriciformis linkage group LG04, RoL_Nlum_v2.1, whole genome shotgun sequence, a single window of DNA contains:
- the LOC133594571 gene encoding cell adhesion molecule CEACAM1-like, which yields MESMDVLAVFCIVSVVCTGLTDGSGVLPNESLVADVGKKVRFDTILSPTVAPPWTSVTWTFTVDKVDKPIITSTTINKTGPAYEGRITLFIETGSLELRNLALNDSGEYKVSIITGVGDQITGSTTLQTLDPVSNVMLLVDDTDLVEFNSTVRLSCSSSGSSISFVWLNSSSEVMASDRVHFTDQNATLTIAGVTRYDQAAFACRASNALSEGTSDPQNLFVSFGPDDVHLKGPSPEQYFAEGSNIILSCSAESRPAAGFSWALNGVQLSHIEPNLLLINIQENQSGNYSCLASNSRTLRHKASQPLSINVLKNILDASIVVTTSQPIEGMAVNLTCDAAGSVFTREWMKSDSALVLDDHMALHENGRVLSFHAVRRTDSGPYSCIISNPISMDDVTYDMVVN from the exons ATGGAGTCTATGGACGTATTAGCAGTGTTTTGCATTGTCTCCGTAGTTTGTACAG GTTTAACCGATGGATCCGGCGTGTTGCCAAATGAGTCTCTGGTCGCAGATGTGGGAAAGAAAGTGCGTTTCGATACCATACTGTCTCCCACAGTAGCACCACCATGGACGTCCGTGACCTGGACCTTTACTGTTGATAAGGTGGATAAACCCATAATAACATCCACTACCATAAACAAAACTGGACCGGCGTATGAAGGCAGGATCACCCTCTTCATCGAGACGGGGTCTCTCGAGCTCAGGAACCTGGCTCTGAATGATAGTGGAGAATACAAAGTTAGCATCATAACAGGTGTCGGGGACCAAATCACTGGATCCACCACACTGCAGACACTTG ATCCAGTCTCTAATGTAATGTTATTGGTCGACGACaccgacctggtggagtttaacaGCACGGTCCGTCTGTCCTGCTCTTCGTCTGGATCGTCCATCTCTTTCGTCTGGCTGAACAGCAGCTCCGAGGTCATGGCCAGCGACAGAGTTCATTTCACTGACCAAAACGCCACTCTCACCATTGCTGGCGTAACCCGTTATGACCAGGCGGCGTTCGCGTGTCGGGCGTCCAATGCTCTCAGCGAAGGCACCAGTGATCCACAGAATCTTTTTGTCAGCT TTGGTCCGGATGATGTACATCTTAAAGGACCTTCACCGGAACAATACTTTGCCGAAGGATCAAACATCATCCTTTCCTGCTCTGCTGAATCCAGACCAGCTGCTGGCTTTTCCTGGGCTCTTAATGGAGTGCAGCTATCGCACATCGAACCAAACCTATTGTTGATAAACATTCAGGAGAACCAGAGTGGAAATTACAGCTGTTTGGCTTCGAACAGCAGAACATTAAGACACAAAGCATCGCAGCCCCTGTCTATAAATGTGCTAA AGAACATCTTGGACGCATCAATCGTGGTGACAACAAGTCAGCCGATTGAGGGGATGGCGGTGAATCTTACCTGTGATGCAGCTGGCTCAGTCTTCACCAGAGAGTGGATGAAGAGCGACTCAGCCCTGGTCCTGGATGACCACATGGCGCTGCACGAAAACGGCAGAGTCTTGTCCTTCCACGCTGTGAGGAGAACCGACAGCGGCCCGTATTCTTGTATAATAAGCAACCCCATCAGCATGGATGACGTCACATACGACATGGTCGTTAACT